ACCGCCGCCGATGCCTTCGCCCTGCAGATGCTGGCCAGCGCGGACATCAGCACCGAGGGCCTCGCCGACTTCTTCGGCATCATCGACGAGATGCAGCAGGAGATGGGGATCTCGGTCCCGGAATACCTCTCGTCCCACCCGATGACCCAAGGCAGGGCCGACACCGCCCGCGCCTACGCCGAAACGCAGAGCGACACGAAACCCATCCTCAACAGGGCCGAGTGGCAGGCGCTGAAGGCCATCTGCGACTGACCCTGCGCTTCTTCTCTGTCCAAATACTCAAAAGGCGCGGTCTCCCCGACCGCGCCCTCTGCTTCTTCTTGGTAAAAATACCGAAAATCCGACCGTCCTGCCCGCGCCTCAGGCCACCAGCTTCTCGGCCCGCTTGAGGTCCACCGAGACCAGCTGAGACACGCCCTGCTCCTGCATGGTCACGCCGAACAGCCGGTCCATCCGCGCCATCGTCACCGCGTGGTGGGTGATGATCAGGAACCGCGTCTCGGTCCGGCGGCACATTTCGTCCAGCATGTCGCAGAAGCGCGTGACGTTGGCGTCGTCCAGCGGCGCGTCCACCTCGTCCAGCACGCAGATCGGCGAGGGGTTGGCCATGAAGACCGCGAAGATCAGCGCCAGACAGGTCAGCGTCTGCTCGCCGCCCGACATCAGCGAGAGCGTCGACAGCTTCTTGCCCGGCGGCTGGCACATGATCTCCAGACCGGCCTCGAGCGGGTCGTCGGATTCGACCATGACGAGGTTCGCCTCACCGCCGCCGAAGAGGTGGGTGAACAGCATGGTGAAGTTCGAGTTCACCTGCTCGAAGGCGGTCAGCAGCCGCTCGCGCCCCTCTCGGTTCAGCGAGGCGATGCCGTTGCGCAGGGTGCGGATCGCTTCCTCGAGGTCGGCCTTCTCGGCCACCAGCGCGTCATGCTCTTCCTGCACCTCGCGGGCGTCTTCCTCGGCGCGCAGGTTGACCGCGCCAAGCGCGTCGCGCTGGCGCTTCAGGCGGCTCACCTCCTGCTCGATCGCATCGGCGGGCGGCGTCTGGTCCGGGTCCACGTCCAGCTTTTCCAGAAGCTGCGCGGGCGTGACTTCCATCTCCTCGACGATGCGCTCGGCGGCGGCAGTGACGGTCTCGCGCGCGGCCTCGGCGCGGGCCTCGGCGCGGGCGCGGGCCTCGCGGGCCTCGCCGGCCAGCCGCTCGGCGTCGCGCTCGGACGCGATGGTGGCCCGCAGCGCCGTCTCGGCAGAGGCCAGCGCATCGGCGGCCACGCCCCGGCGCTCTTCGGCCTCGGCGATGGAGTCCGACATCTCGGTCCGCTTGGCCGCCAGTTCCCCGGGCACGTCCGAGGCCACGGCCAGCTCGTCCTCGGCCCCCGCCTTGCGCTCCGCCAGTTCCTGCGCGCGCTTCTCGGCGGTTTCCAGACGGTGGCGCCAGCCCGAAAGTTCCTTGGTCACCTGCTGGGATCGGCCCTTGCGAGCCTCGCCCTCGCGCCGCAATTCATCGGCGGCAGAGCGGCGGGCCATCATCGTCATGCGCGCCGCCTCGACCGTCAGCTTGACGTCCTCGGCGCGGGCGCGGGCCTCGTCCAGATCCTCCAGCCCGGCCTGCGCGCGCTCGGCCTCCAGCAACTGCCCGCGCGCGGCGCCAGCCTCGTCCTCGTAGCGCTTCACCGCCAGAGTGGCGTTCTCCAGCCGGCTCTCGGCCAGATCGCGGTCGTTCTCGGCGCGGTTCAGGGCGCGGGTCGCGTCCGTCAGGGCCTGATCGGCGCTGCGCCGGGCGTCGCGCGCATCTTTGTCGGCGCGCGTCAGGTCCGACAGCCGCGCCACCAGCGCCTCGTGGGCCGAGCGGGTCCCGTCGAGCCGCGCCTCGGCCTCGGTCATTTCCTGCTTCAGCGCCTCCAGCCGGTTCAACTGCTCCAGCCGTAGCGCGGCGGCAGAGGGCTGGTCCTCGGCCCAGGCGCGGTAGCCGTCCCAGCGCCAGAGATCACCTTCCAGCGAGACCAGCCGCTGCCCGGGTTGCAAGAGCGGTTGCAGGCGCGGTCCGGCCTCGGCATCGACGAGACCGATCTGCGACATCCGCCGTTCCAGGACATCGGGCACCGAGACATGCTGCGTCAGCGCCGTCACACCCTGCGGCAGCGGCTGCGAGGCGTCGTAGGCGGGCAGCACCAGCCAGCCGGTCGGGCCATCACCCGCCACCTCGGGCGCGCGCAGATCGTCGGCCAGCGCCGCACCCAGCGCCTTTTCAAAGCCCTGTTCGACCTGCAGCCGGTCGAGGATCTGCCCGCCCTCGGCTGTGTCGCGATCCAGAAGCCGCGCCAGCGCCGTCACCTCGGCAGAAAGCGCGTTCAGCTCGCCCTCGGCGCTGGATCGTTCGCCCCGCGCCTCGGCCTCGCGCCCCTGCGTCTCGGCGCGGGCGGTCTCGGCCTCGGACAGGGCGACCTCGGCCTGCTCGGCCATCTCGGCGGCATGCTCCTGCGCAAAATGCGCGCGCTCGGCGGCCTCGGTGCCGGTTTCCAGCGTCTCGCGGGCCTGCGTGACGGCGGCGCGGGCCTTTTCGGCCTCGGCCTCGGTACGGTCCAGCGTCTTGCGGCTGTCCGCAAGGAAGCGCTGCGCCGACTGATGGCGGGCGGCAAGGCGCGCCACGTCCTCGGTCTGGGCCGAAAGGTCGGCCTCGCGCTCGTGCAGGACCGACGCGGCGTCCGACGCCATCTCCTGCGCCTCGGCCAGCCGGTCATCGTGCCCGTCAGCGGCCTTGGCAAGCTCCTTTGCCTCCCATTCGAGGCGGTCGATGGTCTCGCCCGCGTCGCGGTTCAGCCCGGCCTCACGCTCCATGTCGCGGGCCAGTTGCTCGATCCGCTTGGTCAGCGTGGCGATGCGGTCCTGCGCCTGCTTTTCCTGATCGCCGAGCGCGTCGCGCTGCACGGTCAGCCGTTGCAGGATCGCGGCGGCGATGGCCTCTTCCTCGCGCAGCGGCGGCAGGGCCTCTTCCTGCGTGGCGCGCAGGGCCTCGGCTTCGCGGGCGGCGGTCTCGGCCCGGGCGGCGGCGGTGATGGTCTCGCGCAGCGCGGCCTCGGCAGCGGATCGGGTGTCGTCGGCCTCGCGCCAGCGGCGGTAGAGCAGCAGACCCTCGGCCTGCCGCAATTCCTCGCCGATGGCCCGGTAGCGCGCCGCCTGCTTGGCCTGCCGCGCCAGTTGCGCCAGCTGCGCGGCCAGTTGTTCCACCACGTCGTCGACGCGCAACAGGTTCTGTTCGGCGCTGTTGAGCTTCAGTTCCGCCTCGTGCCGGCGCTGATACAGGCCGCCGATCCCGGCGGCATCCTCCAGCACCTTGCGGCGGTTCTTGGGCTTGGCGTTGATCAGTTCCGAGATCTGCCCCTGCCGCACCAGCGCGGGAGAGGTCGCCCCCGTCGCCGCATCGGCAAAGAGCATCTGCACGTCGCGCGCCCGCACGTCCTTGGCGTTGACCTTGTAGGCGGACCCCACATCACGGGTGATGCGGCGCACGATCTCCAACTGGTCGGTCTCGTTGAAGCCGGCGGGCGCAAGGCGGTCGGCGTTGTCGATGGTCAGGCAGACCTCGGCGAAGTTGCGGGCGGGCCGGGTCGCGGCCCCGGCGAAGATCACGTCCTCCATCCCGCCGCCGCGCATGGCCTTGGCGCGGGTCTCGCCCATCACCCAGCGCAGCGCCTCCAGCAGGTTGGACTTGCCGCAGCCGTTCGGCCCGACCACGCCGGTCAGCCCGCGCGCGATGATCAGGTCCGTCGGATCGACGAAGCTCTTGAAGCCCGTAAGCCGGAGTTTTGTGAACTGCACCTGCCTGCTCCGATTCCCTCGGTTCGGATCAGGGTGCGGATTTGGCCGGGGCCTGTCAACGGCGCCGGGGGCGTATCTGGAGGCCTATGCCAGCTTTTCCACAAGATATCGCGGTCACATCCACGCGTGGTGGCTATGACCTTTGACAGGTCAGCGCCCCGCTGCCGATCCCGTCGCGGACCGTGAACTCGCTGAGGTCGCAATAGAGGTCGCTGCGCTTCTTGGGAACCCTGGGCGGCTTGCGCCCGTCGCAGGCAAGCCCGATCAGCACCATGGCCGGGTCGCCCTGAATCCAGTCGGCATGGCAACCCGTTTCCATCTGCGCGGCGATGGCGGCCTTGCGCGCGACGCTCTGGAACAGCGGGAACACCTCCGGCGAGGTCCGGATCGCCTCGACCATGTCACCGCGAAACCGCAGGGTGAAGGCGCTGCCCTCGACCCGGCGCACGACCTTCTCGGCGCCGCGAAACCCCGGCCCCGCCGCATCGCAGGCGGCGAGACCAAAGCACAACAGGAGAGAAACCAGTCGCATGCCCCATGTTGCGCCAGCCAGGTTACCATAGCGTTAACCCGCGCGCGCGGGCCACCGTCGGCGCCGATCTGCGCCCCCGCCCTGCTTCTTTGGTCTTCCAAGTACCTCGGGGGAGCGAAGCGGGGGCAGAGCCCCCTCCGCCGCCGCCAAAGGGCGCCCGCCATCCGGGGAAGGCGCCTTTCCGCCGATGCGGAAAGGGCTCGCCAGCCCCGTCAGACCGCACGCAGCCCGAGGATCTCGCGGGCCTGCTGCCATGTGGCCACGGGACGCTCGTATTTCTCGCACAGGTCCACCGCGCGCTGCACCAGCGCCGCGTTGGAGGGCGCCAGCGTCTGTTTGTCCCAGCGGACGTTGTCCTCCAGCCCGGTGCGGGTGTGGCCGCCTGCCGCGATGCACCATTCGTTGACCTCGACCTGGTGGCGGCCGATGCCCGCCGCGCACCACTCGGCATCCGGCACCAGCCGCTGCACCGTCTTGATATAGTAGTCGAAAACCTCGCGGTCGCAGGGCATGGCATTCTTCACACCCATGACGAACTGCACGTAGAGCTTGCCGGGAATGCGCCCGTCGCGGTTCATCTCGGCGGCCTTGAAGATGTGGCTTAGGTCGAAGGCCTCGATCTCGGGCTTGACCTCGTGGGTCTTCATCTCCGACGCCAGCCAGTCCACCAGATCCGGCGGATTCTCGTAGACCCGGCTCGGGAAGTTGTTCGATCCGACCGATAGGGACGCCATGTCGGGCCGCAGCGGCAGCATCCCGCCGCGCGCCTGACCGGCGCCGGAGCGCCCCCCGGTCGACAGCTGCACGATCATGCCGGGGCAGTGCTTTTCCAGCCCCTCCTTGAGACGGGCAAAGCGCTCGGGGTCCGAGGTCGGGGTCTCGTCCTCGGCGCGGACGTGGCAATGGGCGATGGAAGCGCCCGCCTCGAAGGCCGCCTGCGTGCTTTCGATCTGCTCTTCGATCGTCACGGGCACCGCCGGGTTGTCCGACTTGCGGGGGACAGAGCCGGTGATGGCAACGCAGATGATGCAGGGTTTCGTCATGTCTGGGGCGCTCCTTCTTTTTTGAGCGGCACCCTGCGGCGGATGCGGGCGGGGTGCAAGGGGGGGACGGAGCGCTTGGGGCGGCGTCGCTGTGAGTATTTCCACAGAGAAGAAGCAGGGGATGCGCCTCCCCCTGCCGTGGGACACCAAGGGTCAGATGTCGAAGAAGATCGTCTCATCCTCGCCCTGAAGGCGGATGTCGAAGCGGTAGCCCTCGTCGGTTTTATCGGCGATCAGCGTCTGGATGCGCTGGCGGTGCTCGACGCGTTGCAGGATTGGATCCTCGGCATTGGCCTCTTCCTCGTCGGGGAAGTAGATCCGCGTGTGCAGGCCGAGGTTGATGCCGCGCGCGACCACCCAGACAGTGATGTGCGGCGCCTGCTTGCGGCCGTCGTGCCAGGGGACGCGACCCGGTTTCAGGGTCTCGAAGCTGAACTCCCCCGTCTCCATGTCGCCGGGGCTGCGGCCCCAACCGGTGAAGCCGGGAGCCGCCCCGTGGCCCGGGAACTGGCCCGCGGCGTCAGCCTGCCAGATCTCCACCAGCGCGTCCTTCAGCACGTTGCCCGCGCCGTCGATGACCGATCCGGTCACGGTGATGCGTTCGCCCTCGGGCTCGCCGGTGATCATCCGCGTGCCGAGGTCCTCGGGGAAGATGCCCTCGATCCCGAGGAAATTGGGGGTGCAGCCGATGTGGACGTAGGGCCCGGCGGTCTGCGAGGCGGTTTCCTTGGCGCGGGTCATCACAGTCCCTCCGGGCGGTTTTCGAACATGGTCTGGCGGCGGCCGCGCAGGGTGATGTCGAACTGGTAGCAGAGCGCGTTCATCGGTAGCGAGTTGGCACGGTCGAGCCGGGCAATCAGACCTTCAATGGCCTCTTTCGAAGGGATCGTGCCGACGATGGGGCATTGCCAGATCATCGGGTCGCCTTCGAAGTAGAGCTGCGTGATCAGCCGCTGCGCGAAGGAATGGCCGAAGACCGAGAGGTGGATATGCGCGGGCCGCCAGTCGTCGGGACCGTTCGGCCATGGATAGGGGCCGGGCTTGACGGTCAGGAACTCGTAAAAGCCGTTCTCGTCCGTGATGCAGCGTCCGCAGCCGCCGAAGTTGGGGTCGAGCGGTGCGAGGTAGCCCTCTTTCTTGTGGCGATAGCGCCCGCCCGCGTTGGCCTGCCAGACCTCGACCAACGTATGCGGGACCGGGCGGCCGAACTCGTCGCGGACATGGCCCTGCACCACGATGCGCGGGCCGATGGCCATCTCGCCCGGCGCCGCGAAGTTGGTGATCAGGTCGTTGTCCATCGGCCCGAGGATGTCGTGGCCGAAGACCGGCCCGGTTTCCTCGGAGGCCGAGGTCGCGTGGCCCAGCGGCGCGAAGCGCGGCGAGCGCGCCACGCTGGTCTTGTAAAGCGGCGTCAGCGCAGGCGGGTGCCATGCGCGGTCGCGCGCGGTGTATCCGTTGGTCATCGGGTCCTCCTCGGGTCCGGGGTCTTGCGCGTTTCCCGGCTTAGTCCTGTTCCATCTCGGCGTAGGTCTGTTTCGCCAGCTTCAGCGCGTGGTTGGCGCGCGGCACACCGGCGTAGATCGCGACGTGCTGGAAAGCCTCGGCCACATCGGCCTTCGTCGCCCCGGTGCGGGCGGTGGCGCGGATGTGCATCGGGATCTCTTCGAAGTTGCCGGTCGCCGCCAGCAGCGCCAGCGTCAGCATGGACCTTTCGCGGTCACTGATGCCGTCAGAGGCCCAGACCGTGCCCCAGGCGCTTTCGGTGATCATGGTCTGAAACGGCGCGTCGAAGTCGGTCTTCGCCGCCTCGGCGCGGTCGACATGCGCCTCGCCGAGGATGCGGCGGCGCACCGACATGCCGGTGTCGAAACGGTTGGTCATGGGGTCCTCCGGGGATCAGTATGGCAGGCCGATGTAGTTCTGTGCCAGAACCGATTGCGCCTGCGTGTTGGACTTCAGAAAGGCGACGTCGGCCTGCTGCATCTTGATGTCGAACTCGGACATATGGGGGTAGCGGTGCAGCAGGTTGGTCATCCACCAGCTGAAGCGCTCTGCCTTCCAGACCCGGGACAGCGCACGTTCCGAGTAGCGGTCGAGGCCCTCGTCGTCGCCTTGGTAGTGCTGCGTCAGACCGGTGTAGAGGTAGTGCACGTCGCTGGCCGCCGTGTTCAGCCCCTTGGCGCCGGTGGGTGGCACGATATGGGCGGCGTCGCCGCAAAGGAACAGCCGCCCCCAGCGCATCGGCTCTGTCACGAAAGAACGCAGGGGGGCGATGCTTTTCTCGATGGTGGGGCCGGTGATCAGCGCCTCGGCGTGTTCCTCGGGAATGCGGCGGCGCAGTTCCTGCCAGAAGGCGGCGTCGGTCCAGTCGGCGGGGCTGTCGGACAGCGCGCACTGGATGTAGTAGCGGCTGAGGTTGGCATTGCGCATGGAACACAGCGCAAAGCCCCGCTCTGACCCGGCGTAGATCAGTTCCTCGTGCACGGGGGGCGTTTCCGACAGCACGCCCAGCCAGCCGAAAGGGTAGATCTTTTCGTATTCCTTGCGGGTGCTCAGCGGGATCGCCTGACGGCTGACGCCGTGAAAGCCGTCGCACCCTGCAATGAAATCGCAGTCGATGCGGTGTTCGGTCCCGTTCTTCACGTAGGTCACATGCGCCGCATCGGTGTCGGCGCCGTGGATCGTGACGCCCTCGGCCTCGTAGACAATCGGCGCTCCGACCGCTTCGCGCGCCTCGTAGAGGTCGCGGGTCATCTCTGTCTGGCCGTAGACCACCACATGGCTGCCGGTGTGCTCGGTAAAGTCGATGCGGAACTCTTCGTCGCCGTAGGAGATCACCGTGCCGTCATGGACAAAGCACTCGCGGTCCATGCGCGCGCCAACGCCCGCCTCGCGCATCAGCCTGACGGTGCCGCGTTCCAGGATGCCCGCGCGGATGCGGCCCAGAACATAGTCCTTGGTCTTGCGTTCAAGGATGACCGTCTCGATGCCCTGACGGTGCAGAAGCTGGCCCAGAAGCAGCCCGGACGGCCCTCCGCCGATGATACAGATCTGCGTGCGCATGAAGATCTCCTTCCCTTTGCGCCAGTAGACACTGTCTGGAATGCAGATGTAAAATGAGATATCAGGTCACTTACTTAGTCAAAATGGAAAGTCACTTGATAGACCGGCGGATCAAGTTGCGGCATGTGGAGTGCTATCTGGCCATCGCGCGACTGGGCAGCCTGAAGGCCGCCTGCGCCGAGCTGAACCTGACGCAGCCCGCTGTTTCGAAGACGCTGAAGGAACTGGAGGACCTGCTGGGCGCAGCGCTGATGACCCGCGATCGGGGCGGCGTGCGGCTGACGGCTGAAGGCCGCGTCTTCCTTGAATTCGCCGGGCAGAGCCTTGCCGCCCTGCGGCGCGGGCTGGACGGGGTGGCGGAACTGCGTCAGGGCGGCGGAGAGGCCCTGCGCGTGGGCGCCCTGCCCTCGGTCGCGGCGCGGCTGATGCCCGAGGCGGTGCTGCGGTTCCGCGCCCTGTCGCCCGACACCCGGCTACACCTCCGCGACGGCGCGCATGGGGCCCTGACCGCGGATCTGCGGGAGGGGCGGCTGGACATGGTGATCGGGCGCATGGGCGCCGCCGAGACGATGCAGGGCCTTTCCTTCATGCAGCTTTATCAGGAGCGGGTCGTGCTGGCGGCGCGCACCGGCCACCCGCTTGCAGACACCACCCCGCCCGCAGAGGCGCTGGCCCGCTGGCCCGTGCTCTACCCGCCCGAGGGCGCGGCGATCCGCCCTCTCGTGGACCGCTGGTGCATGGCGCAGGGGCTGACCAGCTTCGCCGACCGGATCGACTGCGTGTCCGGCGCCTTCGGGCGCAGCTACCTGCGCATGACCGACGCGCTGTGGTTCATATCCGAGGGCGTGGTGGCGCAGGACCGCGCCGACGGGCGGCTGGTGGCGCTGCCGCTGGACCTTGGCCTGACCGCCGGTCCCGTGGGTCTGATGACCCGGCCCGAGGCCGCCGCCAGCCGGTCTCAGCAGCTGTTCGTGAGGGCGCTCAGGGACGCAGCCGAGGCTTTACCCATATCTTGAACACGAATCGGATTGGTCCACAGATTATTGGAGTTATCAACAAAATTTCGCTTTACAGGGCACCTGCGGCACAGGCACCATATCTTGTAAGGGCGCGGGGGAAACTCCGCAGGCCCTAGAGCAGGCGGCAAGCGCTTGGGGGGCTTGAGCAGCCCTTGCGCTACGAACCAAAGAGGTGAAGGCATGGCCCTGTCCGAGCAGTATCTGACCGAAGACGTGCATCCCATCGACATCGTCGAGCACATCGCCGAGTTCAACGACTGGGAATTCGACCGCATCGCGGACGACCAGATCGCCATGGCGGTCGAGGGGCAGTGGCGCACCTACTCGATCACGCTGGCCTGGTCCGGCGGCGACGAAACCCTGCGCATGATCTGCACCTTCGAGATGGAACCCCCGGTCGAGCGGCTTCCGGCGCTCTACGAGGGGCTGAACGCGGTCAACGACCAGTGCTGGGCCGGCGCCTTCAGCTACTGGGCGGAACCCAAGCTGATGGTCTACAAATACGGGCTGGTGCTGGCGGGCGGCAACATCGCCTCGCCCGAACAGATCGACACGATGATCAGCGCCGCCGTGATGTCGGCGGAACGCTACTACCCGGCATTTCAGCTGATGGTCTACACCGACAAGTCGGTGAAGGACGCCCTTCAGATCGCGATTGCCGAGGCTTACGGGCGCGCCTGACGCGGCTTCAGACGGCAGGACGGGGCGCGGCCTGCGTCCCGCCAATCCCGCGCGCAGGCGGTCCGATCCTAAGAATGCGACCCCCGAGAGGGGCATCTGCGCCCCGCGCCCGGGCTGCCATGGCCACCGGCCCTGGCTGAACGCGGCGGCCCGCCGGTCATACCGGCGCACCATCCCTGTTACGCTGACCTGACGCCCGTCGCGGGATGACACCCGCAGAGCTGCCCCGCCATTGCGCCGTGGTTCAGCTCGGCCCGATCATGAAGCAGGTGACCTGGCGCGCCTGAAGCCGTCTGCAGGCCAGTTCTGCCGTCTCCCGCGTCAGCCCCATGAAGTTCGCGTCGAAGCCACGGTTGCTGTGCACCACCTTGCGCAGCGACCCGTCCAGCGTGGCGGTCTCTGCCAGCGCGGTCTTCAGCAGCACTTTCTCTGCGTGGTAGCGGCTGGGGTAGCGGCCAAGGTTGATACCCCAGTGCCGCCCGCCCGAGGTCGAGACGCGGGTCACCACCTCGGCGGCGCGCGCCGGGGTCGGTGTATCCCGCAGCACGGGCGTTGCGGCGGCGACCACCGTTTCGGGGCGGCGCACGGGCTTGACCACGCCTATGGGCGCGGCAACGGCGGCCGGAGCCGGGGCCGACGCTTCCTGCGCCACGACAGCGGCGGTCATGGCGACCTCTTTCAGAACCATGTCGATGTCATCCCGCACCTCTGCCACCAGAGGCGCCACATCGGCGGCACCGGACCCGGGGCGCTGTTTCGGGCGCAGGCTGCGCGTCACCGCCGCAGAGGCCACGCGCACCGATTTCGCCCGGGTGCCCGGCGCCGGATCAGAGTTGTTTGCGACCGCGATGCCACCGGCCCCGGCGCCCCGGCCAAGGTAAGGCGGCTTGCCCGGGGCGCGCAGGGCGACCCGGCTGGGCGCCTCGCGGAACCCCAGATCCAGCAGTTCCGCCACCTTGGCATTGCGCGTCGCTGTCGAGCGCCCGCCAAAGACCGTGGCGATGATCCGCTGGCTGCCCCGCTCGGCAGAGGCGGTCAGGTTGAAGCCCGCCGCGCTGGTGTAGCCGGTCTTGATGCCGTCGGCGCCCCTGTAGTCCTGCAGCAATCGGCGGTTGGTGTGCGACACGGTCCGCACCCCCGCATCAGCGGTCTGGCGAGCGAAGAGGTTGTAATACATCGGGTAGTCGTAAATCACATGCCGCCCGAGGATCGACATGTCGCGCGCCGTGGACAGGTGCCCCTCTTCGGTCAGCCCGTGGGCATTGCGGAAGGTCGTGCGGGTCATCCCCATGGCCTTGGCCGTGCGGTTCATACGGCGGGCGAAGGCCGCTTCAGAGCCCTCGATGGCCTCGCCGATGGCGGTGGCGGCATCGTTTGCCGACTTCACCGCCGCCGCCCGCACGAGGTAGCGCAGCTGGATC
This region of Ponticoccus alexandrii genomic DNA includes:
- the smc gene encoding chromosome segregation protein SMC, with the protein product MQFTKLRLTGFKSFVDPTDLIIARGLTGVVGPNGCGKSNLLEALRWVMGETRAKAMRGGGMEDVIFAGAATRPARNFAEVCLTIDNADRLAPAGFNETDQLEIVRRITRDVGSAYKVNAKDVRARDVQMLFADAATGATSPALVRQGQISELINAKPKNRRKVLEDAAGIGGLYQRRHEAELKLNSAEQNLLRVDDVVEQLAAQLAQLARQAKQAARYRAIGEELRQAEGLLLYRRWREADDTRSAAEAALRETITAAARAETAAREAEALRATQEEALPPLREEEAIAAAILQRLTVQRDALGDQEKQAQDRIATLTKRIEQLARDMEREAGLNRDAGETIDRLEWEAKELAKAADGHDDRLAEAQEMASDAASVLHEREADLSAQTEDVARLAARHQSAQRFLADSRKTLDRTEAEAEKARAAVTQARETLETGTEAAERAHFAQEHAAEMAEQAEVALSEAETARAETQGREAEARGERSSAEGELNALSAEVTALARLLDRDTAEGGQILDRLQVEQGFEKALGAALADDLRAPEVAGDGPTGWLVLPAYDASQPLPQGVTALTQHVSVPDVLERRMSQIGLVDAEAGPRLQPLLQPGQRLVSLEGDLWRWDGYRAWAEDQPSAAALRLEQLNRLEALKQEMTEAEARLDGTRSAHEALVARLSDLTRADKDARDARRSADQALTDATRALNRAENDRDLAESRLENATLAVKRYEDEAGAARGQLLEAERAQAGLEDLDEARARAEDVKLTVEAARMTMMARRSAADELRREGEARKGRSQQVTKELSGWRHRLETAEKRAQELAERKAGAEDELAVASDVPGELAAKRTEMSDSIAEAEERRGVAADALASAETALRATIASERDAERLAGEAREARARAEARAEAARETVTAAAERIVEEMEVTPAQLLEKLDVDPDQTPPADAIEQEVSRLKRQRDALGAVNLRAEEDAREVQEEHDALVAEKADLEEAIRTLRNGIASLNREGRERLLTAFEQVNSNFTMLFTHLFGGGEANLVMVESDDPLEAGLEIMCQPPGKKLSTLSLMSGGEQTLTCLALIFAVFMANPSPICVLDEVDAPLDDANVTRFCDMLDEMCRRTETRFLIITHHAVTMARMDRLFGVTMQEQGVSQLVSVDLKRAEKLVA
- a CDS encoding 3-keto-5-aminohexanoate cleavage protein is translated as MTKPCIICVAITGSVPRKSDNPAVPVTIEEQIESTQAAFEAGASIAHCHVRAEDETPTSDPERFARLKEGLEKHCPGMIVQLSTGGRSGAGQARGGMLPLRPDMASLSVGSNNFPSRVYENPPDLVDWLASEMKTHEVKPEIEAFDLSHIFKAAEMNRDGRIPGKLYVQFVMGVKNAMPCDREVFDYYIKTVQRLVPDAEWCAAGIGRHQVEVNEWCIAAGGHTRTGLEDNVRWDKQTLAPSNAALVQRAVDLCEKYERPVATWQQAREILGLRAV
- the pcaG gene encoding protocatechuate 3,4-dioxygenase subunit alpha; translated protein: MTRAKETASQTAGPYVHIGCTPNFLGIEGIFPEDLGTRMITGEPEGERITVTGSVIDGAGNVLKDALVEIWQADAAGQFPGHGAAPGFTGWGRSPGDMETGEFSFETLKPGRVPWHDGRKQAPHITVWVVARGINLGLHTRIYFPDEEEANAEDPILQRVEHRQRIQTLIADKTDEGYRFDIRLQGEDETIFFDI
- the pcaH gene encoding protocatechuate 3,4-dioxygenase subunit beta, whose protein sequence is MTNGYTARDRAWHPPALTPLYKTSVARSPRFAPLGHATSASEETGPVFGHDILGPMDNDLITNFAAPGEMAIGPRIVVQGHVRDEFGRPVPHTLVEVWQANAGGRYRHKKEGYLAPLDPNFGGCGRCITDENGFYEFLTVKPGPYPWPNGPDDWRPAHIHLSVFGHSFAQRLITQLYFEGDPMIWQCPIVGTIPSKEAIEGLIARLDRANSLPMNALCYQFDITLRGRRQTMFENRPEGL
- the pcaC gene encoding 4-carboxymuconolactone decarboxylase translates to MTNRFDTGMSVRRRILGEAHVDRAEAAKTDFDAPFQTMITESAWGTVWASDGISDRERSMLTLALLAATGNFEEIPMHIRATARTGATKADVAEAFQHVAIYAGVPRANHALKLAKQTYAEMEQD
- the pobA gene encoding 4-hydroxybenzoate 3-monooxygenase, producing MRTQICIIGGGPSGLLLGQLLHRQGIETVILERKTKDYVLGRIRAGILERGTVRLMREAGVGARMDRECFVHDGTVISYGDEEFRIDFTEHTGSHVVVYGQTEMTRDLYEAREAVGAPIVYEAEGVTIHGADTDAAHVTYVKNGTEHRIDCDFIAGCDGFHGVSRQAIPLSTRKEYEKIYPFGWLGVLSETPPVHEELIYAGSERGFALCSMRNANLSRYYIQCALSDSPADWTDAAFWQELRRRIPEEHAEALITGPTIEKSIAPLRSFVTEPMRWGRLFLCGDAAHIVPPTGAKGLNTAASDVHYLYTGLTQHYQGDDEGLDRYSERALSRVWKAERFSWWMTNLLHRYPHMSEFDIKMQQADVAFLKSNTQAQSVLAQNYIGLPY
- the pcaQ gene encoding pca operon transcription factor PcaQ; translated protein: MESHLIDRRIKLRHVECYLAIARLGSLKAACAELNLTQPAVSKTLKELEDLLGAALMTRDRGGVRLTAEGRVFLEFAGQSLAALRRGLDGVAELRQGGGEALRVGALPSVAARLMPEAVLRFRALSPDTRLHLRDGAHGALTADLREGRLDMVIGRMGAAETMQGLSFMQLYQERVVLAARTGHPLADTTPPAEALARWPVLYPPEGAAIRPLVDRWCMAQGLTSFADRIDCVSGAFGRSYLRMTDALWFISEGVVAQDRADGRLVALPLDLGLTAGPVGLMTRPEAAASRSQQLFVRALRDAAEALPIS
- a CDS encoding YbjN domain-containing protein, coding for MALSEQYLTEDVHPIDIVEHIAEFNDWEFDRIADDQIAMAVEGQWRTYSITLAWSGGDETLRMICTFEMEPPVERLPALYEGLNAVNDQCWAGAFSYWAEPKLMVYKYGLVLAGGNIASPEQIDTMISAAVMSAERYYPAFQLMVYTDKSVKDALQIAIAEAYGRA
- a CDS encoding D-alanyl-D-alanine carboxypeptidase family protein, which encodes MWFAVMLPLSAFAAPYAAMVMDARSGKVLHAQNADTRLHPASLTKMMTLYIAFEAVQNGELSMDTYVTISKNAAAEPPSKLGLKQGQKIQLRYLVRAAAVKSANDAATAIGEAIEGSEAAFARRMNRTAKAMGMTRTTFRNAHGLTEEGHLSTARDMSILGRHVIYDYPMYYNLFARQTADAGVRTVSHTNRRLLQDYRGADGIKTGYTSAAGFNLTASAERGSQRIIATVFGGRSTATRNAKVAELLDLGFREAPSRVALRAPGKPPYLGRGAGAGGIAVANNSDPAPGTRAKSVRVASAAVTRSLRPKQRPGSGAADVAPLVAEVRDDIDMVLKEVAMTAAVVAQEASAPAPAAVAAPIGVVKPVRRPETVVAAATPVLRDTPTPARAAEVVTRVSTSGGRHWGINLGRYPSRYHAEKVLLKTALAETATLDGSLRKVVHSNRGFDANFMGLTRETAELACRRLQARQVTCFMIGPS